The following are from one region of the Erwinia billingiae Eb661 genome:
- a CDS encoding diguanylate cyclase domain-containing protein yields MHKANSTAKKPLLTLRKSLQRIHLVIIVVSLLFSGISLSVLSMFALRSYAENNLQLVATTLGYSVQPAVLAGDADAANDIVRQIGAKAEFGHVRIVDASNRLLVNWPPSGAQHHQGAGELVTHWIFPQPANVPIVHNGKVIGQVWLSGDASRVLHYLSQALKWLSGSLLVTALLASCLSNRMHAGILSGLQNIASVAHDVRRRRAFSLRVPSSSIAELNKLSGDFNSLLDELSDWQTHLQRENDSLAHQARHDALTGLPNRTAFEQALHTLMNNPQTADRVAVLFIDVDRFKEVNDTYGHAAGDNVLTETAHRLRGRLRKDDLVARLGGDEFAVLLAGIENGEQAARMAENVIEAMLEPIRLTDGKTVAQSLSIGVALAKNHRTGEAMIAQADAAMYHIKELGGGWYFSPSFWGQDPQAAPKMRNRA; encoded by the coding sequence CCGCTGCTGACCTTACGCAAAAGTCTGCAACGCATTCATCTGGTGATCATCGTGGTGTCGCTGTTGTTCAGCGGCATCTCGTTGTCGGTGCTGTCGATGTTTGCCCTGCGCAGCTATGCGGAAAACAATCTCCAGCTGGTGGCCACCACCCTCGGCTACAGCGTGCAGCCGGCGGTGCTGGCGGGCGATGCGGATGCGGCTAACGACATCGTGCGGCAAATCGGGGCGAAGGCGGAGTTTGGCCACGTCAGAATTGTCGATGCCAGTAATCGCCTGCTGGTGAACTGGCCTCCATCCGGGGCGCAACATCATCAGGGCGCCGGGGAGCTGGTCACCCACTGGATTTTCCCGCAGCCTGCCAACGTGCCAATCGTGCACAACGGCAAGGTGATTGGACAGGTGTGGTTGAGCGGTGATGCCAGCCGGGTGCTGCATTATCTTAGCCAGGCGTTGAAGTGGCTGAGCGGCAGCCTGCTGGTGACCGCGCTGCTGGCCTCGTGCCTGTCCAACCGCATGCACGCGGGGATCCTCAGCGGGCTGCAAAATATTGCCTCAGTGGCGCACGACGTACGCCGACGGCGCGCCTTCTCGCTGCGGGTGCCGTCATCGTCGATTGCCGAGCTGAACAAGCTGAGCGGGGATTTCAACAGCCTGCTGGATGAGCTGTCAGACTGGCAGACCCATCTGCAGCGCGAAAACGACTCGCTGGCCCATCAGGCACGGCATGATGCGCTGACCGGTTTGCCTAACCGGACAGCGTTTGAGCAGGCGTTGCACACGCTGATGAACAACCCGCAAACCGCCGATCGGGTTGCGGTGCTGTTTATCGATGTTGACCGCTTTAAAGAGGTGAACGATACCTATGGTCACGCTGCCGGGGACAACGTGCTGACGGAAACGGCACATCGCCTGCGTGGCAGGTTGAGGAAAGATGATTTAGTGGCGCGTCTGGGCGGTGATGAGTTTGCGGTGCTGTTGGCGGGCATCGAAAACGGCGAGCAGGCGGCCAGAATGGCTGAAAACGTCATCGAAGCGATGCTCGAGCCGATCAGGCTGACCGACGGCAAGACGGTGGCGCAATCGCTGAGTATTGGCGTGGCGCTGGCCAAAAATCACCGCACCGGCGAGGCGATGATTGCCCAGGCCGATGCGGCGATGTACCACATCAAGGAACTGGGCGGCGGCTGGTACTTCTCCCCGTCATTCTGGGGACAGGATCCGCAGGCCGCGCCAAAGATGCGTAACCGGGCCTAG
- the soxS gene encoding superoxide response transcriptional regulator SoxS, whose protein sequence is MHDDIIHTLTDWIETNLDKTLSIDEVAAKSGYSKWHLQRMFRTVTKQTLGGYIRERRLTLAAEALSQTQRPVFDIAMQYGYDSQQTFSRVFRRQFSQTPTAYRHTMRRQSLTRQVSYSFDCSDFASSAYGKVQQDSNSPACN, encoded by the coding sequence ATGCATGACGACATCATCCACACCCTTACCGACTGGATTGAAACCAACCTGGATAAAACCCTGTCGATTGATGAAGTGGCCGCGAAATCGGGCTATTCGAAGTGGCATTTGCAGCGGATGTTCCGCACCGTCACCAAACAGACGTTGGGCGGCTATATTCGTGAGCGTCGGCTGACGCTGGCGGCCGAAGCGCTGAGTCAGACCCAGCGCCCGGTTTTTGATATTGCCATGCAGTACGGTTACGACTCGCAGCAGACCTTCTCCCGCGTGTTCCGCCGCCAGTTCTCGCAGACGCCGACTGCCTACCGTCACACCATGCGCCGTCAGTCGCTGACCCGCCAGGTGAGCTACAGCTTCGACTGCAGCGACTTTGCCAGCTCCGCTTACGGCAAAGTGCAGCAGGACAGCAACAGCCCGGCCTGCAACTAG
- the soxR gene encoding redox-sensitive transcriptional activator SoxR, giving the protein MKKSRNCPNKRELTPGDVAQRCGVAVSALHFYESKGLITSFRNAGNQRRYHRDVLRRVAIVKIAQRIGIPLATIGDHLMQLPAGNRMSPKEWKVLTEKWREELDRRIETLTRLRDDLDGCIGCGCLSMQDCPLRNPDDRLSERGTGAILLES; this is encoded by the coding sequence ATGAAAAAAAGTCGCAACTGCCCCAACAAGCGAGAACTGACCCCAGGCGACGTAGCGCAACGCTGCGGCGTGGCGGTCTCTGCGCTGCACTTCTATGAAAGCAAAGGGTTAATCACCAGCTTCCGCAATGCCGGTAACCAGCGGCGCTATCACCGCGACGTGCTGCGCCGGGTAGCGATCGTGAAAATTGCGCAGCGCATCGGTATTCCGTTGGCCACCATTGGTGACCATCTGATGCAGCTGCCGGCGGGAAACCGCATGTCGCCGAAAGAGTGGAAGGTGCTGACCGAGAAATGGCGCGAGGAGTTGGATCGGCGCATCGAAACCTTAACCCGGCTGCGTGACGATCTGGACGGTTGCATTGGCTGCGGCTGTTTGTCGATGCAGGATTGCCCGCTGCGCAACCCGGACGACAGGCTGAGCGAGCGCGGCACCGGCGCAATCCTGCTGGAGTCTTAG
- a CDS encoding glutathione S-transferase family protein produces MITVHHLNNSRSQRVLWMLEELEVPYQIKRYQRESTMLAPDALKKVHPLGKSPVITDENRVIAESGAILEYLAERYDAENRLKLNDEDERLQSRYWLHYAEGSLMPLLVMKLIFSRMGKPPVPWLLRPIGNAFGKGVQKGYLDKQLATHREFIEQHLASHAWFAGEQFSIADVQMSFPIQALTARGGAANSPAIQAWLAKVQNRAAWQRALQQGGEVKLD; encoded by the coding sequence ATGATCACCGTTCACCATCTGAATAACTCCCGATCGCAGCGTGTGCTCTGGATGCTGGAAGAGCTGGAAGTGCCTTACCAGATCAAACGCTATCAGCGTGAGAGCACCATGCTGGCCCCGGACGCGCTGAAAAAAGTGCATCCGCTGGGTAAATCCCCGGTCATCACCGACGAAAATCGCGTGATTGCCGAATCCGGCGCGATCCTTGAATACCTCGCCGAGCGTTATGACGCAGAAAATCGCCTGAAACTAAATGATGAGGACGAGCGCCTGCAGTCTCGTTACTGGCTGCATTATGCCGAAGGGTCGTTAATGCCGCTGCTGGTGATGAAGCTGATCTTCAGCCGGATGGGCAAGCCGCCGGTGCCGTGGCTGCTGCGTCCCATTGGCAATGCCTTTGGTAAGGGCGTGCAGAAAGGCTATCTGGATAAACAGCTGGCGACCCATCGCGAATTTATCGAACAGCATCTGGCCAGCCACGCGTGGTTTGCCGGCGAGCAGTTCAGCATTGCCGACGTGCAGATGAGCTTCCCGATCCAGGCGCTGACCGCGCGAGGCGGTGCCGCCAACTCCCCGGCCATCCAGGCCTGGCTTGCGAAAGTGCAAAACCGTGCCGCCTGGCAGCGTGCGCTGCAACAGGGCGGTGAAGTGAAGCTCGACTGA
- a CDS encoding NCS2 family permease, with the protein MSTPSHQPGGSLDSWFNISARGSSVRQEILAGLTTFLAMVYSVIVVPSMLGKAGFPPTAVFVSTCLVAGFGSLIMGLWANLPMAIGCAISLTAFTAFSLVLGQHISVPVALGAVFLMGILFTIISATGIRSWILRNLPMGVAHGTGVGIGLFLLLIAADGVGLVVKNPAPGLPVALGDFASFPVMMSMVGLAAIFGLEKLRVPGGILLTIIAISILGLIFDPAVKYQGLFAMPSLNDANGHSLVFSLDILGALKPAVLPSVLALVMTAVFDATGTIRAVAGQANLLDKDNQIINGGKALTTDSVSSIFAGLVGASPAAVYIESAAGTAAGGKTGLTAIVVGLLFLVILFLSPLAYLVPGYATAPALMYVGLLMLSNVSKINFDDFVDAMSGLLAAVFIVLTCNIVTGIMLGFGSLVIGRIFAGEWRKLNAGTVIIAVALVAFYAGGWAI; encoded by the coding sequence ATGTCGACTCCTTCTCATCAGCCCGGCGGTTCGCTGGACAGCTGGTTTAACATTTCTGCGCGCGGCAGTTCGGTCCGTCAGGAAATTCTGGCGGGCCTGACCACCTTCCTTGCCATGGTTTATTCGGTGATCGTGGTGCCGTCTATGCTCGGCAAAGCCGGTTTTCCGCCGACGGCGGTCTTCGTCTCCACCTGTCTGGTAGCGGGCTTCGGATCGCTGATCATGGGCCTGTGGGCCAATCTACCGATGGCGATTGGTTGTGCAATCTCACTGACCGCCTTTACCGCCTTCAGCCTGGTATTGGGACAGCATATCAGCGTGCCGGTGGCGCTGGGTGCGGTGTTCCTGATGGGGATCCTGTTCACCATCATCTCCGCTACCGGCATCCGTTCGTGGATCCTGCGTAATCTGCCGATGGGCGTGGCGCACGGCACGGGCGTTGGGATTGGCCTGTTCCTGCTGCTGATCGCCGCGGACGGCGTTGGCCTGGTGGTCAAAAACCCTGCGCCGGGCTTGCCTGTGGCGCTCGGTGATTTCGCCTCGTTCCCGGTGATGATGTCGATGGTTGGCCTGGCGGCAATTTTCGGTCTGGAAAAGCTGCGCGTGCCGGGCGGCATTCTGCTGACCATTATCGCCATTTCCATTCTCGGGCTGATTTTTGATCCGGCGGTGAAGTACCAGGGGCTGTTTGCCATGCCAAGCCTGAATGATGCCAATGGTCATTCGCTGGTGTTCAGTCTGGACATTCTGGGTGCGCTGAAGCCTGCGGTACTGCCAAGCGTGCTGGCGCTGGTGATGACTGCGGTGTTTGACGCCACCGGCACCATCCGTGCCGTTGCCGGGCAGGCTAACCTGCTGGACAAAGACAATCAGATCATCAACGGCGGCAAGGCACTGACCACCGACTCGGTCAGCAGCATCTTCGCCGGTCTGGTGGGCGCATCGCCTGCGGCGGTGTATATCGAATCGGCGGCCGGTACGGCGGCGGGCGGCAAAACCGGCCTGACGGCAATCGTCGTCGGCCTGCTGTTCCTGGTGATCCTGTTCCTGTCGCCGCTGGCCTATCTGGTGCCGGGTTATGCCACGGCACCGGCGCTGATGTATGTCGGCCTGCTGATGTTGAGCAACGTATCAAAAATCAATTTTGACGATTTTGTTGATGCGATGTCCGGCCTGCTGGCCGCGGTGTTTATCGTGCTGACCTGTAATATCGTGACCGGCATCATGCTGGGCTTCGGTTCACTGGTGATTGGCCGTATTTTTGCGGGCGAATGGCGCAAGCTGAACGCCGGCACGGTGATTATCGCGGTGGCGCTGGTGGCATTCTATGCCGGCGGCTGGGCGATCTAA
- a CDS encoding Na+/H+ antiporter, which translates to MEIFFTILILTLMVSLSGVAARIIPFQIPLPLVQIAMGALLAWPTFGLHVDFDPELFLVLFIPPLLFADGWKTPTSEFLNHGREIIGLALVLVLITVVGIGYLIYWLVPGIPLLAAFALAAVLSPTDAVALSGIVGEGRIPKKIMAILQGEALMNDASGLVSLKFAVAVAMGTMVFTVSGATIEFLKVAIGGLLAGIAICWLYGKSLRLLSRWSGDDPATQTVLLLLLPFASYLIAEHIGVSGILAAVAAGMTISRSGIIRQAPLAMRLRANSVWQMLEFVFNGMVFLMLGLQLPDILTNSMNLAEADPNVDFWMLALSVVLIYAALMIVRFSWLWAMQQISKRLLKKKPMEFTSYSTRELLIASFAGVRGAITLAGVLSIPLFLTNGDAFPARYELVFLATGVILFSLLVGVILLPLLLRGIEGMDKTAHRHEVQMARAVMAGTAIESLHKMEERLAADTEENIDPELVKEVSSRVTGNLRRRVDGKEDLERALYAENLERRFRLTALRAERGELYHLRATQKISNETMQKLLHDLDLLETLLIEKEE; encoded by the coding sequence ATGGAAATCTTCTTTACCATCCTCATTTTGACGCTGATGGTGTCGCTCTCAGGCGTCGCTGCCCGCATCATTCCGTTTCAAATCCCACTGCCGCTGGTGCAGATCGCCATGGGTGCCTTGCTCGCCTGGCCGACGTTTGGTTTGCACGTCGACTTCGATCCCGAGCTGTTCCTGGTGCTGTTTATCCCGCCGCTGCTGTTTGCCGATGGCTGGAAAACCCCGACCAGTGAGTTTCTGAACCACGGCCGCGAAATTATCGGGCTGGCGCTGGTGCTGGTGTTGATCACCGTGGTCGGGATTGGCTATCTGATTTACTGGCTGGTGCCGGGCATTCCTTTGCTGGCGGCCTTTGCGCTGGCAGCGGTGCTGTCACCGACCGATGCCGTGGCGTTGTCCGGCATTGTCGGGGAAGGGCGCATCCCGAAGAAAATCATGGCGATTTTGCAGGGCGAGGCGTTGATGAACGATGCCTCTGGCCTGGTGTCGCTGAAGTTTGCCGTCGCGGTAGCGATGGGCACCATGGTGTTTACCGTCTCCGGGGCCACCATCGAGTTCCTGAAGGTCGCGATTGGCGGGCTGTTAGCCGGTATCGCCATCTGCTGGCTGTACGGTAAATCGCTGCGTCTGCTCAGCCGCTGGAGCGGTGATGACCCGGCGACACAAACCGTGCTGCTGTTGCTGTTGCCGTTTGCCTCTTACCTGATTGCCGAACATATCGGCGTGTCCGGGATCCTCGCGGCGGTGGCGGCGGGGATGACCATTTCCCGTTCCGGCATTATCCGTCAGGCACCGCTGGCGATGCGTCTGCGTGCTAACAGCGTCTGGCAGATGCTGGAATTCGTGTTTAACGGCATGGTGTTCCTGATGTTGGGCCTGCAGCTGCCGGACATCCTCACCAACTCGATGAATCTGGCCGAAGCCGATCCTAACGTCGATTTCTGGATGCTGGCGCTGTCAGTGGTGCTGATTTACGCCGCGCTGATGATCGTGCGTTTTAGCTGGTTGTGGGCGATGCAGCAGATCAGCAAGCGCCTGCTTAAGAAGAAGCCGATGGAGTTCACCAGTTACTCAACGCGTGAGCTGCTGATTGCTTCGTTTGCCGGCGTGCGCGGAGCGATCACTCTGGCCGGTGTACTGTCGATTCCGCTGTTCCTGACCAATGGCGACGCCTTCCCGGCACGTTACGAGCTGGTGTTCCTGGCGACGGGCGTGATCCTGTTCTCGCTGTTGGTGGGTGTGATCCTGTTACCGTTATTGCTGCGTGGCATTGAAGGGATGGATAAAACCGCCCATCGTCATGAAGTGCAGATGGCGCGGGCAGTGATGGCCGGCACGGCGATTGAAAGTCTGCACAAGATGGAAGAGCGTCTGGCCGCCGATACCGAAGAGAACATCGATCCGGAGCTGGTAAAAGAGGTCAGTTCGCGCGTGACCGGCAACCTGCGCCGCCGCGTCGACGGCAAAGAGGATTTGGAGCGCGCGCTGTACGCCGAGAATCTGGAGCGCCGCTTCCGCCTGACGGCCCTGCGGGCTGAGCGAGGCGAGCTGTATCACCTGCGCGCCACGCAGAAAATCAGCAACGAAACCATGCAGAAATTACTGCACGATCTCGACCTGCTGGAAACGCTGCTGATCGAGAAAGAAGAGTAA